One genomic segment of Burkholderiaceae bacterium includes these proteins:
- a CDS encoding F0F1 ATP synthase subunit epsilon produces the protein MANTIHVDVVSAEESIFSGEATFVALPGEAGELGVYPRHTPLITRIKPGSVRIQKADGGEEFVFVAGGILEVQPHVVTVLSDTAIRGKDLDDERANAAKKAAEEALRNAKSEIDVARATSELAILAAELAALRKYRERPKH, from the coding sequence ATGGCCAATACCATTCATGTCGATGTCGTCAGCGCCGAGGAGTCCATCTTCTCGGGCGAGGCGACGTTTGTCGCCCTGCCCGGCGAGGCCGGCGAGCTGGGCGTGTACCCGCGCCACACGCCGCTGATCACGCGCATCAAGCCCGGCTCGGTGCGCATCCAGAAGGCCGACGGCGGCGAGGAGTTCGTGTTCGTGGCCGGCGGCATCCTGGAGGTGCAGCCCCACGTCGTCACCGTGCTGTCCGACACCGCCATCCGCGGCAAGGACCTGGACGACGAGCGCGCCAACGCCGCCAAGAAGGCCGCCGAGGAAGCGCTGCGCAACGCCAAGAGCGAGATCGACGTGGCGCGTGCCACGTCCGAGCTGGCTATCCTGGCGGCCGAGCTGGCCGCGCTGCGCAAGTACCGCGAGCGGCCCAAGCACTGA
- a CDS encoding cytochrome c5 family protein, with amino-acid sequence MSESMHEEEHTGLMKTPSQVFWVSAAAFVVPIFTIIGLVTYFSSGKDQSPGETDAAQKIAARIQKVGTVEIRDANRPLASGEDVYKAQCSACHATGVSGAPKFGNAGDWAPRIKQGFDTLLHSALKGKNAMPPQGGGNFSDVEIGRAVVYMANAGGAKFAEPAAPAAAAAASEAPAAAAAAPAAPAPAAAAAPAPAAAPAPAATAAPAGGADLAAGKKLYDTVCVACHGTGVAGAPKFGDRAAWAPRLAAGFDEVLKIATAGKGAMPPKGGSTASDADFKAAVQYLTDAAK; translated from the coding sequence ATGAGCGAGAGCATGCACGAGGAAGAACACACCGGCCTCATGAAGACCCCATCCCAGGTGTTCTGGGTCAGCGCCGCCGCTTTCGTGGTCCCCATCTTCACCATCATCGGCCTGGTCACCTACTTCAGCTCGGGCAAGGACCAGTCGCCCGGCGAGACCGACGCGGCGCAAAAGATCGCGGCGCGCATCCAGAAGGTCGGCACCGTGGAAATCCGCGACGCCAACCGCCCGCTGGCCAGCGGCGAGGACGTGTACAAGGCCCAGTGCTCGGCCTGCCACGCCACCGGCGTGTCGGGCGCACCCAAGTTCGGCAACGCCGGCGACTGGGCGCCGCGCATCAAGCAGGGCTTCGACACGCTGCTGCACTCGGCCCTCAAGGGCAAGAACGCCATGCCCCCGCAAGGCGGCGGCAACTTCTCCGATGTCGAGATCGGCCGCGCCGTGGTGTACATGGCCAACGCCGGCGGCGCCAAGTTTGCCGAGCCGGCCGCTCCGGCCGCCGCTGCAGCCGCCTCCGAAGCCCCGGCCGCCGCCGCAGCGGCACCCGCCGCTCCGGCGCCAGCAGCTGCCGCGGCCCCCGCACCGGCGGCAGCCCCCGCGCCGGCCGCCACGGCCGCGCCCGCAGGCGGCGCCGACCTGGCCGCCGGCAAGAAGCTCTACGACACCGTCTGCGTGGCCTGCCACGGCACCGGCGTGGCTGGCGCGCCCAAGTTCGGCGACAGGGCCGCCTGGGCTCCCCGCCTGGCCGCCGGCTTCGACGAAGTGCTGAAGATCGCCACCGCGGGCAAGGGCGCCATGCCGCCCAAGGGCGGCTCCACGGCCTCGGACGCCGACTTCAAGGCCGCCGTCCAGTACCTGACCGACGCGGCCAAGTAA
- a CDS encoding TPM domain-containing protein has protein sequence MPVARIRKALIAIVLIVIGLLSAQAQGVQPVPPLTGHVIDTTGTLDAAQAAALEAKLAALEADKGSQVVVLMVPSTAPEDIASYANRVGNAWKIGRRDVGDGLIVLVAKNDRRMRIEVAKTLEGAVPDIAASHIIDEVMTPAFRRGDFTGGLDAAVDQLAARIRGEVLPPVRAPSESLDARLGNGHFELIVFALFAAPIVAALLRGILGRKLGALAMGVSVGGLVFWIGLGAVLAVLAGAGAFLFALVGNLASALPGGRSHGGGWGGGFSSGGGGFGGGGGGFSSGGGGDFGGGGASGSW, from the coding sequence ATGCCTGTTGCCCGCATCCGTAAAGCGCTGATAGCTATTGTTTTGATAGTTATCGGCCTGCTCTCGGCGCAGGCGCAGGGCGTGCAGCCGGTGCCGCCGCTGACCGGCCACGTGATCGACACCACCGGCACGCTGGATGCCGCGCAGGCCGCGGCGCTGGAAGCCAAGCTGGCCGCGCTGGAAGCGGACAAGGGCTCGCAGGTGGTGGTGCTGATGGTGCCCAGCACCGCGCCCGAGGACATTGCCTCGTACGCCAACCGCGTGGGCAATGCCTGGAAGATCGGCCGCAGGGACGTCGGCGACGGCCTGATCGTGCTGGTGGCCAAGAACGACCGGCGCATGCGCATCGAGGTGGCCAAGACGCTGGAGGGCGCGGTGCCCGACATCGCGGCCAGCCACATCATCGACGAGGTGATGACGCCGGCGTTTCGGCGCGGCGATTTCACCGGCGGGCTGGACGCCGCGGTCGACCAGCTCGCCGCGCGCATCCGGGGCGAGGTCCTGCCGCCGGTGCGGGCCCCGTCCGAGTCGCTGGACGCCAGGCTGGGCAACGGCCATTTCGAGTTGATCGTGTTCGCCCTGTTCGCCGCGCCGATCGTGGCGGCGCTGCTGCGCGGCATCCTGGGGCGCAAGCTGGGCGCGCTGGCGATGGGGGTGAGCGTGGGCGGTCTGGTGTTCTGGATCGGCCTGGGCGCCGTGCTGGCCGTGCTGGCGGGTGCCGGCGCCTTCCTGTTCGCCCTGGTCGGCAACCTGGCCAGCGCCCTGCCCGGCGGACGCTCGCACGGCGGCGGCTGGGGCGGCGGCTTCAGCTCGGGTGGCGGCGGCTTCGGCGGCGGCGGCGGGGGTTTCAGCTCGGGCGGCGGCGGCGACTTCGGCGGCGGTGGTGCCAGCGGGAGTTGGTGA
- a CDS encoding TPM domain-containing protein, protein MLATLRRLWRHHWMDESDTRRLVPPDALERLRRRVAESEARHTGQLRICVEAGLPSSYLWRHLRRHLPMRRIVRERALMMFAKLGVWDTEHNNGVLIYLLLAEHAIEVVADRGVARAVEPAAWQALADRLGSSLHAGDVEQGLSQAVDDVSARLAALFPAAGGRSTQASNELPDEPVLL, encoded by the coding sequence ATGCTGGCCACCCTGCGCCGCCTGTGGCGCCATCACTGGATGGACGAATCGGACACGCGCCGGCTGGTGCCGCCGGACGCGCTCGAGCGCCTGCGCCGGCGCGTGGCCGAGAGCGAGGCGCGGCACACCGGGCAGCTGCGCATCTGCGTCGAGGCGGGCCTGCCCTCCAGCTACCTGTGGCGGCACCTGCGCCGGCACCTGCCCATGCGGCGCATCGTGCGCGAACGCGCGCTGATGATGTTCGCCAAGCTGGGCGTGTGGGACACCGAGCACAACAATGGCGTGCTGATCTACCTGCTGCTGGCCGAGCACGCCATCGAGGTGGTGGCCGACCGGGGCGTGGCGCGTGCGGTCGAGCCCGCAGCCTGGCAGGCGCTGGCCGACCGCCTGGGCAGCAGCCTGCATGCCGGCGATGTCGAGCAGGGCCTGTCGCAGGCGGTGGACGACGTGTCGGCGCGGCTGGCCGCCCTGTTTCCCGCCGCCGGTGGCCGCTCGACGCAGGCCTCCAACGAGCTGCCCGACGAACCGGTGTTGTTGTAG
- a CDS encoding DUF2946 family protein yields the protein MDDIVRQAMAKWPRVPHCRGWLGLDARGRWWLRDAAAQALGAFAGGVPGARGSLLQHEGLIAFIGRNYEADAQGQWFFQNGPQRVYVELEAAPWVWRLHEDGRVESHTGRPAQARGLWLDEAGRVYLLADLGLGLVHSQDVALVAQAVEQGRWTPEPIEAAAVPARFGFVPSPQQHGA from the coding sequence ATGGACGACATCGTCAGGCAAGCCATGGCCAAGTGGCCCCGGGTGCCCCACTGCCGGGGCTGGCTGGGGCTGGACGCGCGCGGGCGCTGGTGGCTGCGCGACGCCGCCGCGCAGGCGCTGGGCGCGTTTGCCGGCGGCGTGCCCGGCGCGCGCGGCAGCCTGCTGCAGCACGAGGGGCTGATCGCCTTCATCGGCCGCAATTACGAGGCTGACGCCCAGGGCCAGTGGTTCTTCCAGAACGGCCCGCAGCGCGTGTACGTGGAGCTGGAAGCGGCGCCCTGGGTGTGGCGCCTGCACGAGGACGGCCGCGTCGAGTCCCACACAGGCCGCCCGGCGCAGGCACGCGGCCTGTGGCTGGACGAGGCCGGGCGCGTGTACCTGCTGGCCGACCTGGGCCTGGGCCTGGTGCACAGCCAGGACGTGGCCCTGGTGGCGCAGGCCGTGGAGCAGGGGCGCTGGACGCCCGAGCCGATCGAGGCGGCCGCGGTGCCGGCGCGCTTCGGCTTCGTGCCCAGCCCGCAGCAGCACGGCGCCTGA
- the atpG gene encoding F0F1 ATP synthase subunit gamma: MAVGKEIRGKIKSVENTKKITKAMEMVAASKMRKAQDRMRAARPYAEKVRNVATHLGEANPEYTHPYMKANDAKRVGFIVVTTDKGLCGGMNTNVLRGVTTKLKDLQAAGMAIDAVAIGNKGLGFLTRVGARVVAQTTQLGDTPHLDKLIGPVKTLLDAYAKGELSAVYIAYTRFINTMKQDSVIETLLPLSSEAMQQQTRDSGAGHAWDYIYEPDAPTVIDELLTRYVEALVYQAVAENMASEQSARMVAMKAATDNAGNVINELKLVYNKTRQAAITKELSEIVAGAAAV; the protein is encoded by the coding sequence ATGGCAGTCGGCAAGGAAATTCGCGGCAAGATCAAATCGGTGGAGAACACCAAGAAGATCACCAAGGCGATGGAAATGGTCGCGGCGAGCAAGATGCGCAAGGCGCAGGATCGCATGCGCGCGGCGCGCCCCTACGCCGAGAAGGTGCGCAACGTCGCCACCCACCTGGGCGAGGCCAACCCCGAGTACACGCACCCCTACATGAAGGCCAACGACGCCAAGCGCGTCGGCTTCATCGTGGTGACGACGGACAAGGGCCTGTGCGGCGGCATGAACACCAACGTGCTGCGTGGCGTGACCACCAAGCTCAAGGACCTGCAGGCCGCCGGCATGGCCATCGACGCGGTGGCCATCGGCAACAAGGGGCTGGGCTTTCTCACCCGGGTGGGCGCGCGCGTGGTGGCGCAGACCACCCAGCTGGGCGACACGCCGCACCTGGACAAGCTGATCGGCCCGGTCAAGACCCTGCTGGACGCCTACGCCAAGGGCGAGCTCAGCGCCGTCTACATCGCCTACACCCGCTTCATCAACACCATGAAGCAGGACTCGGTGATTGAGACGCTGCTGCCCCTGTCGTCCGAGGCCATGCAGCAGCAGACGCGCGACAGCGGCGCCGGGCACGCCTGGGACTACATCTACGAACCCGATGCGCCCACCGTCATCGACGAGCTGCTCACGCGCTACGTCGAGGCCCTGGTCTACCAGGCCGTGGCCGAGAACATGGCGTCCGAGCAGTCGGCGCGCATGGTGGCCATGAAGGCCGCCACCGACAACGCGGGCAACGTGATCAACGAGCTCAAGCTGGTCTACAACAAGACCCGCCAGGCCGCGATCACCAAGGAACTGTCCGAAATCGTCGCCGGTGCCGCCGCAGTCTGA
- a CDS encoding efflux transporter outer membrane subunit — translation MKPVSIPPAGRLTALALAALLAGCSFVPPYQQPAAPVASQWPAATGADPAGATRAAADLPWQDFVQDESLRELVALALQNNRDLRVAVQNIEQARAQYQIRRADQVPTVAGALNGQRTVPNANANGQPKVSSLYTVGVGVSSWELDFFGRVAALKDVALSNFLATEEVLKTTQMSLIANVIATGLQLKTDTELLGLAERTLATRQQSLDLIQLRFDHGASSALDLQLAQSLIASAQAARAQQQRLRAQDINLLTLLVGQPLPERLLPAVPAAVAPAPQPELTQTATVPAPVAALPAFAPVPAGLPSDLLLRRPDIRAAEQQLIGANANIGAARANFFPRITLTASLGRVSTDLDGLLGSHGFGAWSFAPALTLPIFDGGRNQANLEAAQAGRAIAVAQYEKAIQGAFREVADALAGRATLTAQLTALQAQATAERERYRLTELRYRNGVASHLDLLDAQRSLFAIEQALAQGQLAERSNEVQLYKALGGGWSEPAPAAN, via the coding sequence ATGAAACCCGTTTCGATCCCCCCCGCGGGCCGGCTGACGGCCCTGGCCCTGGCCGCGCTGCTGGCCGGCTGCTCCTTCGTCCCGCCCTACCAGCAACCGGCGGCCCCCGTCGCCAGCCAGTGGCCCGCGGCCACCGGCGCCGACCCGGCCGGCGCCACGCGCGCCGCCGCCGACCTGCCGTGGCAGGACTTCGTGCAGGACGAATCGCTGCGCGAGCTGGTGGCGCTGGCGCTGCAGAACAACCGCGACCTGCGCGTGGCGGTGCAAAACATCGAGCAGGCCCGCGCGCAATACCAGATCCGGCGCGCCGACCAGGTGCCCACCGTGGCCGGCGCCCTGAACGGGCAGCGCACGGTGCCGAACGCCAATGCCAACGGGCAGCCCAAGGTGTCCTCGCTCTACACCGTCGGCGTGGGCGTCTCCAGCTGGGAGCTGGACTTCTTCGGCCGCGTGGCCGCGCTCAAGGACGTGGCCCTGAGCAACTTCCTGGCCACCGAGGAAGTGCTCAAGACCACGCAGATGAGCCTGATCGCCAACGTCATCGCCACCGGCCTGCAGCTCAAGACCGACACCGAGCTGCTGGGCCTGGCCGAGCGCACCCTGGCCACGCGCCAGCAGTCGCTGGATCTGATCCAGCTGCGCTTCGACCACGGCGCCTCCTCGGCGCTGGACCTGCAGCTGGCTCAGTCGCTGATCGCCAGCGCCCAGGCCGCGCGCGCGCAGCAGCAGCGCCTGCGGGCGCAGGACATCAACCTGCTGACCCTGCTGGTCGGCCAGCCGCTGCCCGAGCGCCTGCTGCCCGCCGTGCCCGCCGCCGTGGCACCGGCGCCGCAGCCCGAGCTGACGCAAACGGCAACAGTGCCCGCGCCGGTGGCGGCCCTGCCCGCCTTCGCCCCGGTGCCGGCCGGCCTGCCCTCGGACCTGCTGCTGCGCCGCCCCGACATCCGCGCCGCCGAGCAGCAGCTGATCGGCGCCAACGCCAACATCGGCGCGGCGCGCGCCAACTTCTTTCCGCGCATCACGCTCACCGCCAGCCTGGGCCGCGTCAGCACCGACCTGGACGGCCTGCTGGGCTCGCACGGCTTCGGCGCCTGGTCGTTCGCGCCGGCCCTCACCTTGCCGATCTTCGACGGCGGCCGCAACCAGGCCAACCTGGAGGCCGCCCAGGCCGGGCGCGCCATCGCCGTGGCGCAGTACGAGAAAGCCATCCAGGGCGCCTTCCGCGAGGTCGCCGACGCACTGGCCGGGCGCGCCACGCTGACCGCGCAACTGACCGCCCTGCAGGCTCAGGCCACGGCCGAGCGTGAGCGCTACCGCCTGACCGAGCTGCGCTACCGCAACGGCGTGGCCAGCCACCTGGACCTGCTGGACGCCCAGCGCTCGCTGTTCGCCATCGAGCAGGCGCTGGCGCAGGGGCAGCTGGCCGAGCGCAGCAACGAGGTGCAGCTGTACAAGGCCCTGGGCGGCGGCTGGAGCGAGCCGGCGCCGGCTGCAAATTGA
- the atpD gene encoding F0F1 ATP synthase subunit beta, whose product MAQVQGKIVQCIGAVVDVEFPREHMPKVYDALKMDGSTLTLEVQQQLGDGIVRTIALGSSDGLRRGMMVVNTNQPITVPVGPATLGRIMDVLGNPIDERGPIDQKNLAAIHRKAPAYDELSPSQELLETGIKVIDLICPFAKGGKVGLFGGAGVGKTVNMMELINNIAKAHSGLSVFAGVGERTREGNDFYHEMSDSKVVVQEDLGQSKVAMVYGQMNEPPGNRLRVALTGLTIAESFRDEGRDVLFFVDNIYRYTLAGTEVSALLGRMPSAVGYQPTLAEEMGKLQERITSTKVGSITSIQAVYVPADDLTDPSPATTFAHLDSTVVLSRDIAALGIYPAVDPLDSTSRQLDPHVVGEDHYTVARAVQGTLQRYKELRDIIAILGMDELAPEDKLAVARARKIQRFLSQPFHVAEVFTGTPGKYVSLKDTIQGFKMIVDGECDHLPEQAFYMVGTIDEAMEKAKKV is encoded by the coding sequence ATGGCTCAAGTCCAAGGAAAAATCGTTCAGTGCATCGGCGCCGTCGTTGACGTCGAGTTCCCCCGCGAGCACATGCCCAAGGTCTACGACGCCCTCAAGATGGACGGCTCGACCCTGACGCTGGAAGTGCAGCAGCAGCTGGGCGACGGCATCGTGCGCACCATCGCGCTGGGCTCGTCCGACGGCCTGCGCCGCGGCATGATGGTGGTCAACACCAACCAGCCCATCACCGTGCCGGTCGGCCCGGCCACGCTGGGGCGCATCATGGACGTGCTGGGCAACCCCATCGACGAGCGCGGCCCGATCGACCAGAAGAACCTCGCTGCCATCCACCGCAAGGCCCCGGCCTATGACGAGCTCTCGCCCTCGCAGGAGCTGCTGGAGACCGGCATCAAGGTGATCGACCTGATCTGCCCGTTCGCCAAGGGCGGCAAGGTGGGCCTGTTCGGCGGCGCCGGCGTCGGCAAGACCGTGAACATGATGGAGCTGATCAACAACATCGCCAAGGCGCACTCGGGCCTGTCGGTGTTTGCCGGCGTGGGCGAGCGCACCCGCGAGGGCAACGACTTCTACCATGAGATGAGCGACTCCAAGGTCGTGGTGCAGGAAGACCTGGGCCAGTCCAAGGTGGCCATGGTCTACGGCCAGATGAACGAGCCGCCGGGCAACCGCCTGCGCGTGGCGCTGACGGGCCTGACGATTGCCGAATCCTTCCGCGACGAAGGCCGCGACGTGCTGTTCTTCGTCGACAACATCTACCGCTACACCCTGGCCGGCACCGAAGTGTCCGCGCTGCTGGGCCGCATGCCGTCGGCCGTGGGCTACCAGCCGACGCTGGCCGAGGAAATGGGCAAGCTGCAGGAGCGCATCACCTCCACCAAGGTGGGCTCGATCACCTCGATCCAGGCCGTGTACGTGCCGGCGGACGACCTGACCGACCCCTCGCCCGCCACCACCTTCGCCCACCTGGACTCCACCGTGGTGCTGTCGCGCGACATCGCCGCGCTGGGCATCTACCCGGCCGTCGATCCGCTGGACTCCACCAGCCGCCAGCTCGACCCGCACGTGGTCGGCGAGGACCACTACACCGTCGCCCGCGCCGTGCAGGGCACGCTGCAGCGCTACAAGGAGCTGCGCGACATCATCGCCATCCTGGGCATGGACGAGCTGGCGCCCGAGGACAAGCTGGCCGTGGCGCGCGCGCGCAAGATCCAGCGCTTCCTGTCGCAGCCCTTCCACGTGGCCGAGGTGTTCACCGGCACGCCGGGCAAGTACGTCTCGCTCAAGGACACCATCCAGGGCTTCAAGATGATCGTGGACGGCGAGTGCGACCACCTGCCCGAGCAGGCCTTCTACATGGTCGGCACCATCGACGAAGCCATGGAAAAGGCCAAGAAGGTCTGA
- a CDS encoding F0F1 ATP synthase subunit alpha: MQLNPTEISELIKSRIEGLGVSADVRNQGTVVSVTDGIVRIHGLSDAMQGEMLEFPATADGQPTFGLALNLERDSVGAVILGEYEHISEGDTVKCTGRILEVPVGPELIGRVVNALGQPIDGKGPINAKMTDVIEKVAPGVIARQSVSQPVQTGLKSIDSMVPIGRGQRELIIGDRQTGKTAVAIDTIINQKGQNMTCVYVAIGQKASSIKNVVRALEQAGAMAYTIVVAASASESAAMQYVSAYSGCTMGEYFRDRGQDALIIYDDLSKQAVAYRQVSLLLRRPPGREAYPGDVFYLHSRLLERAARVNADYVEAFTKGEVKGKTGSLTALPIIETQAGDVSAFVPTNVISITDGQIFLETNLFNAGIRPAINAGISVSRVGSAAQTDLIKKLSGGIRTDLAQYRELAAFAQFASDLDEATRKQLDRGGRVTELLKQAQYSPLPISLMAASLFAANKGYMDSLEIKQVLPFEAGLHAHLKDKHAALLQRMEAGKALDKDKEAEAELTAAIEAFKKSFA; encoded by the coding sequence ATGCAGCTCAATCCCACCGAAATTTCTGAACTGATCAAGAGCCGCATCGAGGGCCTGGGCGTCAGCGCCGACGTGCGCAACCAGGGCACCGTGGTGTCGGTCACCGACGGCATCGTGCGCATCCACGGCCTGTCCGACGCGATGCAGGGCGAGATGCTGGAGTTTCCGGCCACCGCCGACGGCCAGCCCACCTTCGGCCTGGCGCTGAACCTCGAGCGCGACTCCGTCGGCGCCGTGATTCTGGGCGAGTACGAGCACATCTCCGAGGGCGACACCGTCAAGTGCACGGGCCGCATCCTGGAAGTGCCGGTCGGCCCCGAGCTGATCGGCCGCGTGGTCAACGCGCTGGGCCAGCCGATCGACGGCAAGGGTCCCATCAACGCCAAGATGACCGACGTGATCGAGAAGGTCGCCCCGGGCGTGATCGCGCGCCAGTCGGTCAGCCAGCCGGTGCAGACCGGCCTGAAGTCGATCGACTCGATGGTGCCGATCGGCCGCGGCCAGCGCGAGCTGATCATCGGCGACCGCCAGACCGGCAAGACCGCGGTGGCGATCGACACGATCATCAACCAGAAGGGTCAGAACATGACCTGCGTGTACGTCGCCATCGGCCAGAAGGCGTCGTCCATCAAGAACGTGGTGCGCGCGCTGGAGCAGGCCGGCGCCATGGCTTACACCATCGTGGTGGCCGCTTCCGCCTCCGAGTCCGCCGCCATGCAGTACGTGTCGGCCTACTCGGGCTGCACCATGGGCGAGTACTTCCGCGACCGCGGCCAGGACGCGCTGATCATCTATGACGACCTGTCCAAGCAGGCCGTGGCCTACCGCCAGGTCTCGCTGCTGCTGCGCCGCCCGCCGGGCCGCGAAGCCTACCCCGGCGACGTGTTCTATCTCCACAGCCGCCTGCTGGAGCGCGCCGCGCGCGTCAACGCCGACTACGTCGAGGCCTTCACCAAGGGCGAGGTCAAGGGCAAGACCGGCTCGCTGACCGCGCTGCCTATCATCGAGACGCAGGCCGGCGACGTGTCCGCCTTCGTGCCGACCAACGTGATCTCGATCACCGACGGCCAGATCTTCCTGGAAACCAACCTGTTCAACGCCGGCATCCGCCCCGCCATCAACGCCGGTATCTCGGTGTCGCGCGTGGGCTCGGCGGCGCAGACCGACCTGATCAAGAAGCTGTCGGGCGGCATCCGTACCGACCTGGCGCAGTACCGCGAGCTGGCCGCCTTCGCGCAGTTCGCCTCCGACCTGGACGAGGCCACCCGCAAGCAGCTGGACCGCGGCGGTCGCGTGACCGAGCTGCTCAAGCAGGCCCAGTACAGCCCGCTGCCCATCAGCCTGATGGCCGCCTCGCTGTTTGCTGCCAACAAGGGCTACATGGACAGCCTGGAGATCAAGCAGGTGCTGCCCTTCGAGGCCGGCCTGCACGCCCACCTGAAGGACAAGCACGCCGCGCTGCTGCAGCGCATGGAGGCGGGCAAGGCGCTGGACAAGGACAAGGAAGCCGAGGCCGAGCTGACCGCCGCCATCGAGGCGTTCAAGAAGTCCTTCGCCTGA
- a CDS encoding nuclear transport factor 2 family protein, with translation MPKSRHRAAVLGGSADDVEAAFYEALQHGDIDALMACWADEDDIVCVHPGGPRLVGAVAIRGAFEAMFGRGTIRATPERVRRIDALGAAVHNVLERVDLLTTEGPQHAWVVATNVYLKTTQGWRLAAHHASPGRSEVAEVTIPGQLLH, from the coding sequence ATGCCCAAGTCCCGCCATCGCGCCGCCGTGCTGGGCGGCAGTGCCGACGACGTCGAAGCGGCTTTCTACGAAGCGCTGCAGCATGGCGACATCGACGCCCTGATGGCCTGCTGGGCGGACGAGGACGACATCGTCTGCGTGCACCCGGGCGGCCCGCGCCTGGTGGGGGCGGTGGCCATCCGCGGCGCCTTCGAGGCCATGTTCGGGCGGGGCACGATCCGCGCCACGCCCGAGCGCGTGCGCCGCATCGACGCCCTGGGCGCTGCCGTGCACAACGTGCTCGAGCGCGTCGACCTGCTGACCACCGAAGGCCCGCAGCACGCCTGGGTGGTGGCCACCAACGTCTACCTCAAGACCACGCAGGGCTGGCGCCTGGCGGCGCACCACGCCAGCCCCGGGCGCAGCGAGGTGGCGGAGGTGACCATCCCCGGGCAGCTGCTCCACTGA
- a CDS encoding cyclic nucleotide-binding domain-containing protein — MFGRKPRDDRGVQEHAASLLVTEGALVALSQADALAVVARMRPHRTAAGTVLMRQGEHGEGDCSMALILSGEVTVEGVSASEDLVVSVLGPGSLIGELGLIDQAARSATCTAASDLALAVLTREAFEQLMAEQPAVAARLLLAITQRVAGHLRETNRKLLALTRVTKALKQELDAAHAVNRRLLQRLDQAAPPATGPGA, encoded by the coding sequence ATGTTTGGACGCAAACCCCGTGACGATCGTGGCGTCCAGGAGCACGCGGCATCCTTGCTGGTGACCGAGGGCGCGCTGGTCGCGCTGAGCCAGGCCGATGCCCTGGCGGTGGTGGCCCGCATGCGCCCGCACCGCACCGCCGCGGGCACCGTGCTGATGCGCCAGGGCGAGCATGGCGAGGGCGACTGTTCGATGGCCCTGATCCTCAGCGGCGAGGTGACGGTCGAGGGTGTCTCGGCCAGCGAGGACCTGGTGGTGTCGGTGCTGGGGCCGGGCAGCCTGATCGGCGAGCTGGGCCTGATCGACCAGGCGGCGCGCTCGGCCACCTGCACGGCGGCCAGCGACCTGGCGCTGGCGGTGCTCACGCGCGAGGCCTTCGAGCAGCTGATGGCCGAGCAGCCCGCCGTGGCCGCGCGCCTGCTGCTGGCCATCACCCAGCGCGTGGCCGGCCACCTGCGCGAGACCAACCGCAAGCTGCTGGCGCTGACGCGAGTCACCAAGGCGCTCAAGCAGGAGCTGGACGCCGCGCACGCGGTCAATCGGCGCCTGCTGCAGCGGCTCGACCAGGCGGCGCCGCCCGCCACCGGGCCGGGCGCCTGA
- a CDS encoding LemA family protein: protein MSTTGAWLMKHWLVRLTTLLALALTLSGCGYNDFQRLDEQTKSAWSEVVNQYQRRADLIDNLVNTVKGETSFEQDTLTKVIEARAKATSIQVSPETLNNPEQFKQFQAAQGELTGALSRLMVTVERYPDLKANKAFSDLRVALEGTENRIAVARGRYIEAVKEYNVLVRSFPSNLTAMVFHYQPKENFTVANEAAISTAPKVNFGPGPAPAR, encoded by the coding sequence ATGTCCACCACCGGAGCCTGGCTCATGAAACATTGGCTTGTTCGCCTCACCACCCTCCTGGCGCTGGCACTGACGCTCAGCGGCTGCGGCTACAACGACTTCCAGCGGCTGGACGAACAGACCAAGTCCGCCTGGAGCGAAGTGGTCAACCAGTACCAGCGCCGCGCCGACCTGATCGACAACCTGGTCAACACCGTCAAGGGCGAGACCAGCTTCGAGCAGGACACGCTGACCAAGGTGATCGAGGCGCGCGCCAAGGCCACCAGCATCCAGGTGTCGCCCGAGACGCTGAACAACCCCGAGCAGTTCAAGCAGTTCCAGGCTGCGCAGGGCGAGCTCACGGGCGCGCTCAGCCGCCTGATGGTGACGGTGGAGCGCTACCCCGACCTGAAGGCCAACAAGGCGTTCTCCGACCTGCGGGTGGCGCTGGAAGGCACCGAGAACCGCATCGCCGTGGCGCGCGGGCGCTACATCGAGGCGGTCAAGGAATACAACGTGCTGGTGCGCAGCTTTCCCAGCAACCTGACGGCCATGGTGTTCCACTACCAACCCAAGGAGAACTTCACCGTCGCCAACGAGGCGGCCATCTCGACCGCGCCCAAGGTCAATTTCGGGCCCGGCCCGGCGCCCGCCCGCTGA